The DNA sequence ATGGAGAAAAGTCACCTTATAAAGATTGGTTCCATATTCAAGAATTCCCAATTACAGAGGATAAACTGAAAAACGCGAGAGAACTACCTTATCATACCTTTGCCTTTGCTAGCTATATGCCTAAGTTAAATACAGCAAATCCTGAAGTCAAAGACTATCTTTTAAGTGTTGCGACCTACTGGATTGAGAATTTTGATATCGATGCTTGGCGTTTGGACGTTGCCAATGAAATTGACCATCAGTTCTGGAAAGATTTTAGAAAGGCAGTTCTCGCTAAAAAGCCTGATTTGTATATTTTAGGTGAAATCTGGCATACGTCTCAACCTTGGCTAAAAGGGGATGAGTTCCATGCTGTCATGAACTACCCGCTCTCTGAAAGTATCAAGGATTATTTCTTGCGTCAGCATAAAAAGACAGAGCAGTTTATTTCAGAAATCAATAGCCAGTCAATGTACTACAAGCAACAAATCTCAGAAGTGATGTTTAACCTTCTGGATTCTCACGATACAGAGCGTATCCTCACAACTGCCAAAGGCAATGTGCAACATGTCAAGGCTGCTTTAACCTTCCTCTACCTTCAAAAAGGGACTCCTTGTATCTATTACGGAACAGAGCTTGCATTAATAGGTGGACCAGATCCCGACTGCCGTCGTGTCATGCCTTGGGACCGTGTGTCTGGGGACAATGATATGCTGAATTTCATGAAGAAATTAATCAAGGTCCGTAAGGAAGTGGCAAATATGATTCAGCATGGTTCATATTGCTTGCAAGAAGTGAAACCAGATGTTCTTGCTTTGAGCTGGAACTACCAAGGAAAAGAAGTTCAGGCAATCTTTAATCAGTCTAAAGAGAATTTTGTTTTAGAAAGAGACTCTGTTGAT is a window from the Streptococcus oralis genome containing:
- a CDS encoding glycoside hydrolase family 13 protein; translated protein: MELTAIYHRPESEYAYLYKEGQLHIRIRTKKNDVQQVILHYGDPFIFIEDKYEAKKEMTKVTSDALFDYWQVTVSVDFARIQYLFELLDEESQGVFYGDKGCVEHTQENLDAEGNGFKLPYIHEIDGCQVPDWVSNTVWYQIFPERFSNGNPNLTPDGAREWDSAIAPNRDDFFGGDLQGIIDHLDYLKDLGITGLYLCPIFEATTNHKYDTTDYFEIDRHFGDKEVFATLVEEAHKRGIKIMLDAVFNHIGDQSAQWQDVLKNGEKSPYKDWFHIQEFPITEDKLKNARELPYHTFAFASYMPKLNTANPEVKDYLLSVATYWIENFDIDAWRLDVANEIDHQFWKDFRKAVLAKKPDLYILGEIWHTSQPWLKGDEFHAVMNYPLSESIKDYFLRQHKKTEQFISEINSQSMYYKQQISEVMFNLLDSHDTERILTTAKGNVQHVKAALTFLYLQKGTPCIYYGTELALIGGPDPDCRRVMPWDRVSGDNDMLNFMKKLIKVRKEVANMIQHGSYCLQEVKPDVLALSWNYQGKEVQAIFNQSKENFVLERDSVDLASHCHLKDEQEVILSDGFVVIISE